A region of Prochlorothrix hollandica PCC 9006 = CALU 1027 DNA encodes the following proteins:
- a CDS encoding helicase C-terminal domain-containing protein, whose amino-acid sequence MLEVEVHQHLRAFLRDQGGQPWPHHLTLARLVARALRLGRSSLIQLGTVGGNSSYRVSYLMAALLWPKGAVVVAPEATLQQIMATDLPPLQQWLPHQKPVHRGDRWPDPQFTGLLLTTPAAWLAPPDPGNPAFPPQIPTFIEGADDLEQWFIDYHTLGLQPQDWLLLTLAYPQWADRVRDVQVRLTHTLFHRPPNLYGCCLLDAYERVVLQELLGHLQLSSPTLTLPEPWHRFQTALSQGQGMALAHLDRAQGSFRLEWSPLNIADSLGDRWNQQPVVLLRETVANVTQTAISKGRLGLNDVTIVKFGLDRHTEQVRLYLPDHLPLPNTSYFYPALLVELRRLLTLSATSPGFAVVLINDRPLQSQVGATLAAEFGSRVQIERLNHPNPPGSDPNPGILVSGWDFWRQHQQQLPNPQLLVMATLPLPSLEDPRVAGRVAYHKQRGQDWFHCYLLPHALVEIQRAIAPVRRSQGVLALLDLRVLHRSYGQQILTTLSPMARLGYLDPSLFTPQNCLV is encoded by the coding sequence GTGCTTGAAGTTGAAGTCCACCAACACCTCCGGGCCTTTTTGCGAGATCAAGGGGGACAACCCTGGCCCCACCATTTGACCTTGGCCCGGTTAGTGGCCCGTGCCTTGCGGTTGGGGCGCAGTTCCCTGATTCAATTGGGAACCGTGGGGGGCAATTCGTCCTATCGCGTGAGTTATTTAATGGCGGCCTTATTGTGGCCTAAAGGGGCGGTGGTAGTGGCCCCGGAAGCCACCCTACAGCAGATTATGGCCACGGACTTACCGCCCCTGCAACAGTGGCTCCCCCACCAGAAACCAGTCCACCGGGGCGATCGCTGGCCCGATCCCCAGTTCACCGGCCTGCTCCTGACCACCCCCGCCGCCTGGTTAGCCCCCCCAGACCCTGGGAACCCAGCTTTTCCGCCCCAAATCCCCACCTTCATCGAAGGGGCCGATGACCTAGAGCAATGGTTTATTGACTACCACACCCTGGGGCTGCAGCCCCAGGACTGGCTGCTGTTGACCTTAGCCTATCCCCAATGGGCCGATCGGGTGCGGGATGTGCAAGTGCGCCTCACCCATACCCTGTTCCACCGCCCCCCTAATCTCTATGGCTGCTGTCTCCTGGATGCCTATGAACGGGTTGTATTGCAGGAACTGTTGGGCCATCTGCAACTGTCCAGCCCCACCCTGACCCTGCCGGAACCCTGGCACCGCTTCCAAACAGCCCTCAGCCAAGGCCAAGGCATGGCTCTGGCCCACCTCGATCGCGCCCAAGGCAGCTTTCGCCTGGAATGGTCTCCCCTCAACATTGCCGACAGCCTTGGCGATCGCTGGAACCAACAGCCCGTGGTGCTGCTGCGGGAGACCGTGGCCAATGTCACCCAAACCGCCATCAGCAAAGGCCGTCTGGGGCTGAATGATGTCACCATTGTTAAATTTGGCCTCGATCGCCACACTGAACAGGTCCGGCTCTATCTCCCAGACCACCTGCCCCTGCCCAACACCTCCTACTTTTACCCCGCCCTCTTGGTGGAATTGCGCCGCCTCCTGACCCTCAGCGCCACATCCCCCGGCTTCGCTGTGGTTTTGATCAACGATCGCCCCCTCCAAAGCCAAGTGGGAGCAACCCTCGCCGCTGAGTTTGGCTCACGGGTGCAAATCGAACGCCTGAACCACCCCAACCCCCCTGGATCCGACCCTAACCCCGGTATCCTGGTCAGTGGTTGGGACTTCTGGCGACAACACCAGCAGCAACTGCCCAACCCCCAGCTTTTGGTCATGGCCACCTTGCCGTTGCCCTCCCTGGAGGATCCAAGGGTGGCAGGACGGGTGGCCTACCACAAACAACGGGGCCAAGATTGGTTCCACTGCTACCTGTTGCCCCATGCCTTAGTGGAAATTCAGCGGGCGATCGCCCCAGTTCGCCGATCCCAAGGTGTTTTGGCCCTCTTAGATCTACGGGTTTTGCACCGCAGTTATGGTCAACAGATCTTAACAACCCTCAGTCCCATGGCCCGCCTCGGTTATCTGGATCCTAGTCTATTTACCCCGCAAAACTGTTTAGTTTAA
- a CDS encoding DUF2839 domain-containing protein, with product MGEAKRRKETPEGRSGQESYILPWVPITKSQSEQFIKITTRGAWIGIGLLLATWVTIRFIGPSFGWWEIVG from the coding sequence ATGGGCGAAGCCAAACGTCGTAAGGAAACCCCAGAGGGGCGATCTGGTCAAGAATCCTATATCTTACCCTGGGTTCCCATCACCAAATCCCAATCAGAGCAGTTCATCAAAATCACCACCCGTGGCGCTTGGATTGGCATTGGTCTCTTATTAGCGACCTGGGTTACGATTCGGTTCATCGGTCCCAGCTTCGGCTGGTGGGAAATCGTGGGCTAG
- a CDS encoding DUF1815 family protein, protein MFVRLADQHRRFVQDLVMNLQALAITLENQGYMASCYTCGGQMSSASFMVSLGQDHLIRFLVSDYGVTWTEMRDDRELMKLEGDEAISQLQELANLVKYQVKPADCNLVAV, encoded by the coding sequence GTGTTTGTTCGACTCGCAGATCAGCATCGTAGGTTTGTCCAAGATTTGGTCATGAACCTGCAAGCCCTTGCCATTACCCTGGAGAACCAGGGCTATATGGCCTCCTGCTACACCTGTGGCGGGCAAATGAGTAGCGCCTCTTTCATGGTTAGCTTAGGTCAGGATCACCTGATCCGCTTTTTGGTATCGGATTATGGGGTGACCTGGACCGAGATGCGCGACGATCGAGAACTGATGAAACTGGAAGGGGACGAAGCCATTAGTCAGCTTCAGGAACTGGCCAATTTGGTCAAATACCAGGTCAAGCCAGCGGATTGTAACTTAGTGGCTGTTTAA
- a CDS encoding alpha/beta fold hydrolase — protein sequence MVPWQHQYIATNQIKLHCVVQGQGPLVILLHDFLEFWYSWRHQIPSLAQSFKVVVPDLRGYNDSDKPLDGYDLETLSQDIKGLIDTLGYQQAIVIGHGWGGTIAWRMAQRFPQRLRSLVLLASPHPQRFIQDLTGNLDQVRRSWYLLAAQLPALPEWILTQNLTAVVKSLFQNQAIRKGAFSKEDAQIYQAALAKPGVLTAALQYYRQFFSPVSLWRTLSHPLEPIKLPTLVLWGDQDTLFSPVLSQGLEKLVQAPMQCISIRQCGHWLQQEAPQTVNRELLRFLRSLQTTLPTPLVPEPVTVAIPEAGI from the coding sequence ATGGTACCGTGGCAACATCAATACATTGCCACCAATCAAATCAAGTTACATTGCGTCGTGCAGGGCCAAGGTCCCCTGGTGATCCTGCTCCACGACTTTTTAGAATTTTGGTACTCGTGGCGACATCAAATTCCATCCCTGGCCCAGTCTTTCAAGGTGGTGGTGCCGGATCTCAGGGGCTATAACGATTCAGACAAGCCCCTGGATGGCTACGACCTGGAAACCTTAAGCCAAGATATTAAAGGGCTAATTGACACCTTGGGCTATCAGCAAGCCATTGTCATTGGCCATGGTTGGGGGGGCACGATCGCATGGCGGATGGCCCAGCGTTTTCCCCAACGTCTCCGTTCCTTGGTGCTACTGGCCTCTCCCCACCCCCAGCGCTTTATCCAGGATCTGACCGGCAACCTCGATCAAGTCCGCCGCAGTTGGTATCTGCTGGCTGCCCAACTGCCGGCCCTGCCAGAGTGGATCCTGACCCAGAACCTGACAGCGGTGGTTAAGTCGTTATTCCAAAACCAGGCCATTCGTAAAGGGGCATTTTCCAAGGAAGATGCTCAGATTTACCAAGCTGCCCTGGCTAAACCAGGGGTACTGACCGCTGCCCTCCAGTACTACCGTCAATTCTTTTCCCCCGTCAGTCTCTGGCGCACCCTCAGCCATCCCCTGGAACCCATCAAACTGCCCACCTTGGTGCTGTGGGGCGATCAAGATACCCTGTTCAGCCCCGTTTTATCCCAAGGTCTGGAAAAGCTGGTGCAGGCTCCTATGCAGTGCATTTCCATTCGCCAATGTGGCCATTGGTTGCAGCAAGAAGCCCCCCAAACCGTCAACCGAGAGTTACTGCGATTCCTGCGATCGCTCCAAACCACCCTGCCCACGCCCCTGGTTCCGGAGCCGGTGACCGTGGCCATCCCTGAGGCTGGGATTTAG
- a CDS encoding cadherin-like domain-containing protein: MSPNSLIPEIYDLTVEDAPVAHLSALLGATTLDETTANHSPRALRDRYSVQEDQPFTFRVADLLANDRDRDGDSLRVLDLGQPSKGILVDNGNGTVTYTPNANVQGRDRLTYTITDDRGGQSSSTVYFEIAALNDSPAAGDDTYEVQPHQGSVLRINRLLANDSDLDGDPLTLTNWSSPQSGSITRSGDTLIYTPISFQDTDHFTYSVSDGQGGSDTATVYLTRASQNSAPKADRDQFVLEEDQTLTIQKSELLANDRDGDGDALTVISFANPQRGGRLTDNGNGTVTYRPGSNFFGRDYVVYTVSDGRGGTDTATIRFTVNPVNDLPQAADDRYQLPAN; this comes from the coding sequence ATGAGTCCCAATTCCCTGATTCCGGAAATTTATGATTTGACAGTGGAAGATGCCCCGGTTGCCCATCTAAGTGCGCTGCTAGGAGCGACAACCCTAGACGAAACGACGGCCAACCACAGTCCCCGCGCCCTCCGGGATCGCTACTCGGTACAAGAGGATCAGCCCTTCACCTTTAGGGTGGCAGACCTGCTGGCCAACGATCGCGACAGGGATGGGGACAGCTTACGGGTCTTGGATCTGGGTCAGCCCAGCAAGGGGATCCTGGTGGACAACGGCAATGGCACCGTCACCTATACCCCCAATGCCAATGTTCAGGGGCGCGATCGCCTCACCTACACCATCACCGACGATCGCGGCGGCCAGAGCAGCAGCACCGTTTATTTTGAGATTGCGGCCCTGAATGATAGCCCTGCGGCGGGGGATGACACCTACGAGGTTCAGCCCCATCAAGGCTCGGTGTTGCGCATTAACCGACTCTTGGCCAATGATAGCGATCTGGATGGGGATCCCCTCACCCTGACCAATTGGAGTAGTCCCCAGTCTGGCAGCATCACCCGGTCGGGGGACACCCTGATCTATACCCCCATCAGTTTTCAAGACACCGACCACTTTACCTATAGTGTCAGTGATGGCCAGGGGGGAAGCGACACCGCCACCGTCTATCTCACCCGTGCGAGCCAGAACAGCGCACCCAAAGCCGATCGGGATCAATTTGTTTTAGAGGAAGACCAAACCCTCACCATCCAGAAATCGGAACTGCTGGCTAACGATCGAGATGGGGACGGGGATGCCCTGACGGTGATCAGTTTTGCCAATCCCCAGCGGGGGGGGCGGCTCACCGACAACGGTAATGGCACCGTCACCTATCGCCCTGGGTCTAATTTCTTTGGGCGAGATTATGTGGTCTATACCGTCAGCGACGGGCGAGGGGGGACTGATACGGCGACCATTCGGTTCACCGTCAATCCCGTTAATGATTTGCCCCAGGCAGCGGACGATCGTTACCAACTCCCAGCCAACTAA
- a CDS encoding Ig-like domain-containing protein, giving the protein MGTGVGNGDANGYGQWRSEILEITAQGSYGQAQIVQEDGVDIIAYRLDRSAFEAAQPSRIGSDTLTYTIQNRQGETFSGTLTLDINLFQQAFQPLKPQGGDFSTWQEEGKNVLKFREKDLINYSAQVLDLPVTPGFSLVDGITGETVYSGRLTQEQLLEDPNRFGPNRNGSDVYRMDFSDFNTPGTYALVVEGVGRSYDFTIGETVWDQAFYTATRGLYHQRSGIALEQPYTDWERPRSLHPDDGLQIYESTAMLVNTGEGLLGGEDFATALTQGNTGIPTTQAWGGWHDAGDWDRRIQHTQSVRELLELVELNATYFAAADLNLPESDNHLPDVIDEALWGLDVFRRLQRADGAVSGGVEGSGSPDFGEGSWHEDDPWFTYAPDPWSSYEYASAAAKAAYVLQTYDPTLAAVYRDSALRAMVWAEANPLAVGQDQLTDSRNLAAAELYRLTGDSQWHDVFLESSLYTAPRSNINDHQYDAAFVYLTTNRDRNGDVMDQAYSDLQRNANLLVSESSRFAFGELTDRWTPIGWGGGGITPARGINLARFHYLSGDQVYRDRLLEGSLFGLGSNPDNLTFMTGLGHQSPNDPLIEDVRALGSTPPPGIGVYGQYDLSRYGYFFGIGLHPSDITAQGSLPVNESYQDFFYDIPLTEFTIQQSVTPNAYVWGYLAATDANATAAVVQKPTAIVDRYSIQEDQPLQIRPQDLLANDRDPQGDSLSVGSLQLAASSRGQLSAGADGSYTYTPAAGFHGEDYLIYSVSDGQGNTDYARVLLDIATVADAPVVGDDAFAVVGDRPISFVHLADLLANDSDQDGDPLTILRLGDPSHGSLSQSASGLLQYQATEGFGGTDTFTYTVGDGQGNETQGTVSLHVTDASPGLTYGYYPGSYSVLPDFETITPLTTGFTPDFSLSPREQLYQYALRFQGFVDIAQADTYRFYTRSDEGSALYINGEKVVDNDGTHTVQERSGSVFLSQGLHQIVVDYFQRWGSSLLEVAYDSGSLSKQAIPTTALFTLAHSTLADSTLATLPNPSAADPLALAAPEVLPLGSGI; this is encoded by the coding sequence ATGGGGACAGGGGTCGGCAACGGAGATGCCAATGGCTATGGTCAGTGGCGATCGGAGATTCTGGAGATTACGGCCCAGGGTTCCTATGGACAGGCCCAGATTGTCCAAGAGGATGGGGTCGATATCATTGCCTATCGCCTCGATCGATCGGCCTTTGAAGCCGCCCAACCCAGTCGCATCGGCAGCGATACCCTGACCTACACCATTCAAAACCGCCAAGGGGAGACCTTCAGCGGCACCTTAACCCTTGACATTAATTTATTTCAGCAAGCGTTTCAGCCGCTGAAACCCCAGGGGGGCGACTTCAGCACCTGGCAAGAGGAGGGTAAAAACGTCCTCAAGTTCCGGGAAAAAGACCTGATTAACTACTCAGCCCAGGTGCTGGATTTACCAGTTACCCCCGGCTTTTCCCTGGTGGATGGCATCACCGGAGAAACCGTGTACAGCGGTCGCCTCACCCAAGAACAATTACTGGAAGATCCCAACCGTTTTGGACCCAATCGCAATGGCTCTGATGTCTATCGCATGGACTTCAGTGACTTCAATACCCCCGGTACCTATGCCCTGGTGGTGGAGGGGGTGGGGCGTTCCTATGACTTCACGATCGGGGAAACCGTGTGGGATCAGGCATTCTACACCGCTACGCGAGGGCTGTATCACCAACGCAGTGGCATCGCCCTAGAGCAGCCCTATACAGACTGGGAACGTCCGCGATCGCTGCACCCCGATGACGGACTCCAGATCTATGAATCCACGGCCATGTTGGTCAACACCGGCGAAGGGCTGCTGGGGGGAGAAGATTTTGCCACGGCCCTAACCCAGGGCAACACCGGTATCCCAACCACCCAAGCCTGGGGAGGCTGGCATGACGCGGGGGACTGGGATCGGCGGATCCAACACACCCAGTCGGTGCGGGAGCTTCTGGAACTGGTGGAACTCAATGCCACCTACTTTGCAGCAGCGGATCTGAACCTGCCGGAGTCGGACAACCATCTGCCGGATGTCATCGATGAAGCCCTCTGGGGTTTGGACGTGTTCCGGCGCTTACAGCGGGCCGATGGAGCCGTGTCGGGGGGAGTGGAAGGGAGCGGTAGCCCCGACTTTGGGGAAGGCAGTTGGCATGAGGATGATCCCTGGTTCACCTATGCCCCCGATCCCTGGAGTAGCTATGAATATGCCAGTGCGGCGGCCAAGGCGGCCTATGTGCTTCAGACCTATGATCCCACCCTGGCGGCGGTCTACCGGGACAGTGCCCTGAGGGCCATGGTTTGGGCCGAGGCCAACCCCCTGGCGGTGGGTCAGGATCAGCTCACCGACTCTCGCAACCTGGCGGCGGCTGAACTCTATCGCCTCACGGGAGATAGTCAGTGGCATGACGTTTTTCTGGAGTCTAGTCTCTACACGGCACCCCGGAGCAACATCAATGACCACCAATATGATGCGGCCTTTGTTTACCTGACGACCAATCGCGATCGCAATGGGGACGTGATGGACCAAGCCTATAGCGATCTCCAACGTAACGCCAATCTCTTGGTCAGTGAAAGTAGTCGCTTCGCCTTTGGGGAACTGACCGATCGCTGGACTCCCATCGGCTGGGGCGGGGGAGGGATTACCCCCGCTCGTGGCATTAACTTAGCCCGGTTCCATTACCTGAGCGGAGATCAGGTCTACCGCGATCGTCTCCTGGAAGGGAGCTTATTTGGCCTGGGGTCCAACCCGGATAACCTGACCTTTATGACCGGTTTGGGCCATCAAAGCCCCAATGATCCCCTGATTGAAGATGTGCGGGCACTGGGGAGCACCCCGCCCCCCGGCATTGGGGTCTATGGCCAATATGACCTCAGCCGCTATGGTTATTTCTTTGGCATAGGTCTCCACCCCAGCGACATTACGGCCCAGGGCAGTTTACCGGTCAATGAGTCCTACCAAGACTTTTTCTACGATATTCCCCTGACGGAATTCACCATTCAACAGAGCGTGACCCCCAATGCCTATGTGTGGGGGTATCTGGCGGCGACGGATGCCAATGCCACCGCTGCCGTGGTGCAGAAACCGACGGCGATCGTCGATCGCTACAGCATCCAGGAAGACCAACCCCTCCAGATCCGCCCCCAGGATCTCCTGGCCAACGATCGGGATCCCCAGGGGGACAGCCTCAGCGTCGGGTCCCTGCAACTGGCGGCTTCCTCCCGGGGCCAGCTCAGCGCCGGAGCCGATGGCAGCTACACCTATACCCCCGCTGCTGGTTTCCATGGGGAGGATTATTTGATCTACAGTGTCAGCGATGGCCAAGGCAATACCGACTACGCCAGGGTTTTGCTGGACATTGCTACGGTGGCCGATGCTCCGGTGGTGGGGGATGATGCCTTTGCAGTGGTGGGCGATCGGCCCATTAGTTTTGTCCACCTCGCCGATCTCCTGGCCAATGACAGCGACCAAGACGGCGACCCCCTGACCATCTTAAGGTTGGGGGATCCCAGCCATGGCAGCCTCAGCCAATCGGCCAGCGGCTTATTGCAATACCAGGCCACAGAAGGGTTTGGGGGCACCGACACCTTCACCTACACCGTGGGGGACGGCCAGGGCAATGAAACCCAGGGCACCGTTAGCCTCCATGTTACCGATGCCAGCCCCGGTCTCACCTATGGCTACTATCCCGGTTCCTACAGTGTATTGCCGGACTTCGAGACGATCACACCCCTGACCACAGGGTTCACCCCTGACTTTAGTCTCAGCCCCCGTGAGCAACTCTACCAATACGCCCTACGGTTCCAAGGTTTTGTGGACATTGCCCAAGCTGATACCTATCGCTTTTATACCCGCTCTGATGAGGGCAGCGCCCTGTATATCAACGGTGAAAAGGTGGTGGATAATGACGGCACCCACACGGTGCAGGAACGCAGCGGCAGTGTCTTTTTAAGCCAGGGGCTGCATCAAATTGTGGTGGACTATTTTCAGCGCTGGGGCAGTTCGTTGCTGGAGGTGGCCTATGACAGTGGCAGTTTGTCGAAACAAGCCATTCCCACCACGGCCCTTTTCACCCTAGCCCACAGCACCCTAGCCGACAGCACCCTAGCCACCCTCCCCAACCCCAGTGCCGCCGATCCCCTGGCCTTAGCAGCACCGGAGGTCCTACCCTTGGGATCGGGGATATAG
- a CDS encoding CO2 hydration protein: MITAAPQTQLPPSTHQFSEIIHRLEAGGAMLPDTPENLKQIIGIYKAYAVPMDFYWRDLLYIAERVFLDPLPFFKYFLPQDYLDRPNSYAGDQSDLRVWRGESSAHPELLAFMAQGETKKNWPKLFHHLWHDRINMEFAEACMRAMLWHQNMGGGFNAYLDSEEYRANADRAIQAYFKSNPVMLGLYKLFPDMFLEQVKQLSYYSNLGLFWEVMAPVFFEMSDLYDEGKLTSVPQAMDFLYNGIFAVASRPIYHQVYIGETCYDIIPKSQGFNWLNEAALPYVEAVFYRTIPFRGTKSYNAQAKQIPDRQEDFHYGILYADVFPVGSAGIPPTLLMQDMLHFLPPYLVEYYQNHCRGEDDMLIQLGITFQRSMYCVTSAVIQALRQATCYPLDDPDPEHLQANRRFFEQQLDRFKRPEARLMDIQTADYR; this comes from the coding sequence ATGATCACCGCTGCTCCCCAAACCCAACTGCCTCCGTCAACCCATCAATTTTCTGAGATTATTCATCGCCTTGAAGCGGGGGGAGCCATGCTTCCCGATACTCCCGAAAACCTGAAGCAAATCATCGGTATTTACAAAGCCTATGCCGTCCCCATGGACTTTTATTGGCGGGACTTGTTATATATTGCCGAACGAGTTTTCCTCGATCCTTTACCCTTCTTCAAGTATTTTTTACCCCAGGACTATTTAGATCGCCCCAATTCCTATGCCGGGGATCAATCTGATCTCCGGGTTTGGCGGGGAGAGTCCAGCGCTCACCCGGAATTATTGGCCTTTATGGCCCAAGGGGAAACCAAAAAGAACTGGCCTAAGCTGTTCCATCATCTGTGGCACGATCGCATCAATATGGAGTTTGCTGAAGCCTGTATGCGGGCCATGCTGTGGCACCAAAATATGGGCGGTGGTTTTAATGCCTATTTAGACAGTGAAGAATACCGGGCCAATGCCGATCGAGCGATTCAAGCCTACTTTAAGTCCAATCCTGTGATGTTGGGTCTCTATAAACTGTTCCCTGATATGTTCCTTGAACAGGTTAAACAGCTTTCCTATTATTCCAATCTGGGACTGTTTTGGGAGGTGATGGCTCCGGTCTTTTTTGAGATGAGCGATCTATATGATGAGGGCAAATTAACCAGTGTCCCCCAGGCCATGGATTTCCTCTACAACGGTATTTTTGCCGTGGCCAGTCGCCCCATTTATCACCAGGTTTATATCGGCGAAACCTGTTATGACATCATCCCCAAATCCCAGGGCTTTAACTGGCTCAATGAAGCAGCCTTGCCCTATGTGGAAGCGGTTTTTTACCGCACCATTCCCTTCCGGGGAACTAAGTCCTACAATGCCCAGGCCAAGCAAATCCCCGATCGCCAGGAAGACTTTCACTATGGCATTCTCTATGCCGATGTTTTTCCCGTCGGTTCTGCGGGCATTCCCCCCACCCTGTTGATGCAGGATATGCTCCATTTTCTGCCCCCCTACCTGGTGGAGTATTACCAAAACCATTGTCGCGGGGAAGATGACATGTTGATCCAGTTGGGCATTACGTTCCAGCGATCGATGTACTGTGTCACCTCCGCCGTCATCCAAGCCCTGCGCCAAGCCACCTGTTATCCCTTGGATGACCCGGATCCGGAGCATTTGCAGGCCAATCGTCGCTTTTTCGAGCAACAACTCGATCGCTTCAAACGCCCCGAAGCCCGTCTGATGGACATCCAAACGGCGGACTATCGCTAA